A region of Piscinibacter gummiphilus DNA encodes the following proteins:
- a CDS encoding HAMP domain-containing protein — protein sequence MNVLDNLAPVARSDDAQWGALLAALSALRKGDAAIRLPLHWPGVAGKVADAFNDVVEQNASMAEELSRLRQVVGKEGKLKQRASLREARGFWGESIDCINALIDDLVHPTSEVARVIGAVAQGDLNKSMALEVEGRPLEGEFLRTAKTINTMVEQLGDFSAEVTRVAREVGTEGKLGGQAKVKGVAGTWKDLTDSVNSMAGNLTDQVRNIADVTTAVAKGDLSKKIDVDVKGEFLTLKNTINTMVDQLRSFASEVTRVAREVGTEGSLGGQAQVEGVSGTWKDLTDSVNSMAGNLTSQVRNIADVTKAVAAGDLSKKITVDVKGEILELKNTVNTMVDQLRSFAAEVTRVAREVGTEGKLGGQADVQGVAGTWKDLTESVNFMAGNLTSQVRNIAEVTTAVAAGDLSKKITVDVKGEISELKNTINTMVDQLRSFAAEVTRVAREVGTEGKLGGQADVQGVAGTWKDLTDSVNLMASNLTSQVRNIADVTKAVAAGNLSEKITVDVKGEILELKATINTMVDQLSSFAAEVTRVAREVGTEGRLGGQAQVTGVSGTWKDLTDNVNFMAGNLTSQVRGIAKVVTAVADGDLKQKLTVEAKGEIAALADTINSMTDTLAIFADQVTGVAREVGVEGKLGGQAKVPGASGTWKGLTENVNELAANLTTQVRAIAEVATAVTQGDLTRSITVDTQGEVASLKDTINEMIRNLKDTTQKNTEQDWLKTNLAKFTRMLQGQRDLVAVGQLILSELAPVVGVQQAEFYVLRPGADSHKLKLFASYASGGQQMHGKEVGLGEGLVGQCALDKQKVLLTNVASSAFRIASGLSENAALDVLVLPVVFEGEVRGVLELASLQRFNPVHEAFLTQLTESIGIVINTIEANSRTESLLEQSQSLAEELQNRQQELQQTNDELQDKARLLAHQNQEVERKNAEVEQARQALEEKAEQLALTSKYKSEFLANMSHELRTPLNSLLILSDQLCRNPEGNLSGKQVEFSKTIHASGNDLLMLINDILDLSKIESGTVAVDVSELRVEDLHRSVERSFRHFAESKHVDFLINVAGDLPKSLVTDVKRLQQIIKNLLSNAFKFTHQGHVTFSIAVATEGWSPDNESLNRATQVLAFAVADTGIGISADKQQIIFEAFQQADGSTSRKYGGTGLGLAISRELSRLLGGEIRLVSVPGSGSTFTLYLPHSHVAARPPRQVRWLNGDKGPDSGTRPKPPVQQSRAALRPVGELHESAGEGDGDGELFQNPADDDRGDISSGDRVLLIVENDLAFGKVLLDAARLAGFKGLVSGTGAGALTMVREYQPAAITLDIFLPDMQGWRVLDRLKTDQSTRHVPICVVSTDESRERAFAAGAIGFLAKPLQSKDAVDDAARELYRYVERGTRRLLVAMPGSPARSEFLLRLDEGIETVVVQDAAAARAALTTVDAAVIDAGLDGLGPEDVAEAIEARGGVCPPAVVVHAPGGLSDSAWNVAGGAFALRRSDGWPATFAQATAVLHRNPGTMSEEQRNAIDEVLGAHRSLAGKKALIVDDDMRNIFALATVLDNEGMVIVSAGNGREAIRLVEADPTIDIVLMDIMMPEMDGMETMREIRKLPRGRDLPMVAVTAKAMKGDRQKCIEAGAWDYLSKPVDPMHLLAALRGWLCR from the coding sequence ATGAACGTTCTAGACAACCTGGCCCCCGTGGCCCGCAGTGACGACGCGCAGTGGGGGGCCTTGCTGGCCGCTCTGTCGGCGCTGCGCAAGGGGGATGCCGCCATCCGTCTGCCGCTGCACTGGCCGGGTGTGGCAGGCAAGGTGGCCGACGCCTTCAACGACGTCGTGGAGCAGAACGCGAGCATGGCCGAGGAGCTCTCCCGGCTGCGCCAGGTGGTGGGCAAGGAGGGCAAGCTCAAGCAGCGCGCCTCGCTGCGGGAAGCCCGCGGGTTCTGGGGCGAGTCCATCGACTGCATCAACGCGCTGATCGACGACCTGGTCCACCCCACCAGCGAGGTGGCCCGCGTGATCGGCGCGGTGGCCCAGGGCGACCTGAACAAGAGCATGGCCCTCGAGGTCGAGGGCCGGCCGCTCGAGGGCGAGTTCCTGCGCACGGCCAAGACCATCAACACCATGGTGGAGCAGCTCGGCGACTTCTCGGCGGAAGTGACCCGCGTGGCCCGCGAGGTGGGCACCGAGGGCAAGCTCGGCGGCCAGGCCAAGGTGAAGGGTGTGGCGGGCACCTGGAAGGACCTGACCGACTCGGTGAACTCCATGGCCGGCAACCTGACCGACCAGGTGCGCAACATCGCAGACGTGACCACGGCCGTGGCCAAGGGTGACCTCTCGAAGAAGATCGACGTGGACGTCAAGGGCGAGTTCCTGACGCTCAAGAACACCATCAACACGATGGTGGACCAGCTGCGGTCCTTCGCGTCCGAGGTGACCCGCGTGGCGCGCGAGGTGGGGACGGAGGGCTCCCTGGGCGGCCAGGCGCAGGTGGAGGGCGTGTCCGGCACGTGGAAGGACCTGACCGACTCGGTGAACTCCATGGCCGGCAACCTGACGAGCCAGGTGCGCAACATCGCCGACGTGACGAAGGCCGTGGCCGCCGGTGACCTCTCGAAGAAGATCACGGTGGACGTGAAGGGCGAGATCCTGGAGCTGAAGAACACCGTGAACACCATGGTGGACCAGCTGCGATCGTTCGCCGCGGAAGTGACGCGCGTGGCCCGCGAGGTGGGCACCGAGGGCAAGCTGGGCGGCCAGGCCGACGTGCAGGGCGTGGCCGGCACGTGGAAGGACCTGACCGAGTCCGTGAACTTCATGGCCGGCAACCTGACGAGCCAGGTGCGCAACATCGCCGAGGTGACCACGGCCGTGGCCGCGGGCGACCTCTCGAAGAAGATCACGGTGGACGTGAAGGGCGAGATCTCCGAACTGAAGAACACCATCAACACCATGGTGGACCAGCTGCGGTCCTTCGCCGCGGAAGTGACCCGCGTGGCGCGCGAGGTGGGCACCGAGGGCAAGCTCGGTGGCCAGGCCGACGTGCAGGGCGTGGCCGGCACCTGGAAGGACCTGACCGACTCGGTGAACCTGATGGCGTCGAACCTGACGAGCCAGGTGCGCAACATCGCCGACGTGACGAAGGCGGTGGCCGCGGGCAACCTCTCCGAGAAGATCACGGTGGACGTGAAGGGCGAGATCCTGGAGCTCAAGGCCACCATCAACACCATGGTGGACCAGCTGTCGTCGTTCGCCGCGGAAGTGACCCGCGTGGCGCGCGAGGTGGGCACCGAAGGGCGCCTGGGCGGGCAGGCGCAGGTGACCGGTGTCTCGGGCACCTGGAAGGACCTGACGGACAACGTGAACTTCATGGCCGGCAACCTGACGTCCCAGGTGCGCGGCATCGCGAAGGTGGTGACCGCCGTGGCCGACGGCGACCTGAAGCAGAAGCTGACGGTGGAGGCCAAGGGCGAGATCGCGGCGCTCGCCGACACCATCAACAGCATGACCGACACGCTCGCCATCTTCGCGGACCAGGTGACCGGCGTGGCCCGCGAGGTGGGCGTGGAAGGCAAGCTCGGCGGCCAGGCGAAGGTGCCGGGGGCCTCGGGCACGTGGAAGGGCCTCACGGAAAACGTGAACGAGCTGGCCGCGAACCTGACGACCCAGGTGCGCGCCATCGCCGAGGTGGCAACCGCGGTGACCCAGGGCGACCTGACACGTTCCATCACGGTGGACACGCAGGGCGAGGTGGCGTCGCTGAAGGACACCATCAACGAGATGATCCGCAACCTGAAGGACACCACGCAGAAGAACACCGAGCAGGACTGGCTCAAGACCAACCTCGCGAAGTTCACGCGCATGCTGCAGGGCCAGCGCGACCTGGTGGCGGTGGGCCAGCTGATCCTCTCCGAGCTGGCGCCCGTGGTGGGCGTGCAGCAGGCCGAGTTCTACGTGCTGCGACCCGGGGCCGATTCGCACAAGCTCAAGCTCTTCGCGAGCTACGCGTCGGGCGGGCAGCAGATGCACGGCAAGGAGGTGGGCCTCGGCGAAGGGCTCGTGGGCCAGTGCGCGCTCGACAAGCAGAAGGTGCTGCTGACGAACGTGGCGTCCAGCGCCTTCCGCATCGCGTCGGGCCTGAGCGAGAACGCCGCGCTCGACGTGCTCGTGCTGCCGGTGGTGTTCGAGGGTGAGGTGCGGGGGGTGCTGGAACTGGCGTCGCTGCAGCGGTTCAACCCGGTGCACGAGGCCTTCCTCACGCAGCTGACCGAGTCCATCGGCATCGTGATCAACACCATCGAGGCGAACTCGCGCACGGAGAGCCTGCTCGAGCAGTCCCAGTCGCTCGCCGAGGAACTGCAGAACCGCCAGCAGGAACTGCAGCAGACCAACGACGAACTGCAGGACAAGGCCCGGCTGCTCGCCCACCAGAACCAGGAGGTGGAGCGCAAGAACGCGGAGGTGGAACAGGCCCGCCAGGCGCTCGAGGAAAAGGCCGAGCAGCTCGCGCTGACGTCCAAGTACAAGTCGGAGTTCCTCGCGAACATGTCGCACGAGCTGCGCACGCCGCTCAACAGCCTGCTGATCCTCTCCGACCAGCTGTGCCGCAACCCCGAGGGCAACCTGTCGGGCAAGCAGGTGGAGTTCTCGAAGACCATCCACGCCTCGGGCAACGATCTGCTGATGCTGATCAACGACATCCTCGACCTGTCGAAGATCGAGTCCGGCACGGTGGCCGTCGACGTGAGCGAACTGCGCGTCGAGGACCTGCACCGTTCGGTGGAACGCAGCTTCCGCCACTTCGCCGAATCGAAGCACGTCGACTTCCTCATCAACGTGGCCGGCGACCTGCCCAAGTCGCTGGTGACCGACGTCAAGCGCCTGCAGCAGATCATCAAGAACCTGCTGTCGAACGCGTTCAAGTTCACGCACCAGGGGCACGTGACGTTCTCCATCGCGGTGGCGACGGAAGGCTGGTCGCCGGACAACGAGAGCCTGAACCGCGCGACCCAGGTGCTCGCGTTCGCGGTGGCCGACACCGGAATCGGCATCTCGGCCGACAAGCAGCAGATCATCTTCGAGGCCTTCCAGCAGGCCGACGGGTCCACGTCGCGCAAGTACGGCGGCACGGGCCTCGGCCTCGCGATCAGCCGCGAGCTGTCGCGCCTGCTCGGCGGCGAGATCCGCCTCGTCAGCGTGCCGGGGTCGGGCAGCACGTTCACGCTGTACCTGCCGCACAGCCACGTGGCGGCACGCCCGCCGCGCCAGGTGCGCTGGCTCAACGGAGACAAAGGGCCGGACAGCGGGACGCGGCCGAAGCCGCCGGTGCAGCAGTCCCGCGCGGCCCTGCGCCCGGTCGGCGAACTTCACGAGTCGGCGGGCGAGGGCGATGGCGACGGCGAACTCTTCCAGAACCCGGCCGACGACGACCGCGGCGACATTTCGTCGGGCGACCGCGTGCTGCTGATCGTCGAGAACGACCTCGCGTTCGGGAAGGTGCTGCTCGACGCCGCGCGCCTGGCCGGCTTCAAGGGCCTCGTGAGCGGCACCGGCGCGGGCGCGCTGACGATGGTGCGCGAGTACCAGCCCGCGGCCATCACGCTCGACATCTTCCTGCCCGACATGCAGGGCTGGCGGGTGCTCGACCGCCTCAAGACCGACCAGTCGACGCGCCATGTGCCGATCTGCGTGGTGTCCACCGACGAGTCGCGCGAGCGCGCCTTCGCCGCGGGCGCCATCGGTTTCCTGGCCAAGCCGCTGCAGTCGAAGGATGCGGTGGACGACGCGGCGCGCGAGCTGTACCGCTACGTGGAGCGCGGCACGCGCCGCCTGCTCGTCGCGATGCCGGGCTCACCCGCCCGATCGGAGTTCCTGCTGCGGCTGGACGAGGGCATCGAGACGGTGGTGGTGCAGGACGCCGCCGCCGCGCGCGCGGCGCTGACGACGGTGGACGCCGCCGTGATCGACGCCGGGCTCGACGGCCTGGGCCCCGAGGACGTGGCGGAGGCCATCGAGGCACGCGGCGGCGTGTGCCCACCGGCCGTGGTGGTGCACGCGCCGGGCGGGTTGTCCGACTCGGCCTGGAATGTCGCCGGTGGCGCGTTCGCGCTGCGCCGCAGCGACGGGTGGCCGGCCACGTTCGCGCAGGCCACGGCGGTGCTGCACCGCAATCCCGGCACGATGTCCGAGGAGCAGCGCAACGCCATCGACGAGGTGCTGGGCGCCCACCGGTCGCTGGCCGGCAAGAAGGCGCTGATCGTCGACGACGACATGCGCAACATCTTCGCGCTGGCCACGGTGCTGGACAACGAGGGCATGGTGATCGTGTCGGCCGGCAACGGCCGCGAGGCCATCCGGCTGGTGGAGGCCGACCCCACGATCGACATCGTGCTGATGGACATCATGATGCCGGAGATGGACGGCATGGAGACCATGCGCGAGATCCGCAAGCTCCCGCGCGGGCGTGACCTGCCGATGGTGGCGGTGACGGCGAAGGCGATGAAGGGCGACCGCCAGAAGTGCATCGAGGCGGGCGCGTGGGACTACCTCTCGAAGCCGGTGGACCCGATGCACCTGCTGGCAGCGTTGCGAGGCTGGCTGTGCCGTTGA
- a CDS encoding hybrid sensor histidine kinase/response regulator — MLRPGHFFGRLLASAVVVLAPLVALHGCTLYQQYERAEALAYRSVSNRAAEKAKDVQELLERGRSLLEVIAARADMASLDPQRCADALHGLATIDPLYANIGVVSADGTLICSAIPRPRDLPVVSLSDAPWFRGALEAHAPRLSPPMAGSVAQTMVSVLTVPLRDATGAQVGLVGLTLQLGLIAERQFAPGLPPGGSITLVDQRDTVVTRFPEPARWIGRATPRSVQDVRRDTPHGVVVVAGADGIVRAYSTADVGIHGLRVAAGVPTDYVFAAPRKDLLRGSLVAVGTLLLAAALALVFTRTLSRPLASLGRTAKAWASGARGTRADEQLPGEFRTLAREFNAMIDAREASESRLVESERRYAAMLDGVDLLAITVALDGRLMYANDALSRLTGWSTDELLSGDWTRLVLPADATDIFAGLRTTATREIPVPPRQDGSLLTRDGRRRRIRWANAPLRSASGELIGITSIGEDVTERHEAEVARQASARAEAANQAKTEFLAHMSHELRTPLNAVLGFSQLLQLEAGDHLGAPQRHQLDLIHLAGVQLRSLIDDVLDVSQIESGRLAITLENVSLPGLVDDVLKLSSPNAEAGQVQLGIQGPLPGVTLRTDPVRLRQVLLNLVSNGIKYNRPGGHVRIAARSLGDMLEIDVEDDGLGMSTEQLGQLFQPFNRLGRELGPVAGTGIGMTLSRQLVRLLGGELTVQSTPSRGTRVTVSMAGAIVRTTPAADSTPRESATQGAPGLPSGTVLYIEDNAANTLIVQELLAPWPGVRLLLAADGSSGIALARQHAPDLVLLDMRLPDMHGIEVLAALRTEPLTATIPVVSLSASAMPEEVDAARAAGATAYWTKPIDFGPFLKGVSSLLARRPAASPPR; from the coding sequence ATGCTTCGACCCGGACACTTCTTTGGCCGCCTCCTGGCGTCCGCCGTGGTGGTGCTCGCCCCCCTGGTGGCGCTCCACGGATGCACGCTGTACCAGCAGTACGAGCGGGCCGAGGCATTGGCGTACCGGTCGGTCTCGAACCGCGCCGCGGAAAAGGCGAAGGACGTGCAGGAACTGCTGGAACGCGGCCGCAGCCTGCTCGAAGTGATCGCCGCCCGGGCCGACATGGCCTCGCTCGACCCCCAACGCTGCGCCGACGCGCTCCACGGCCTCGCCACCATCGACCCGCTGTACGCGAACATCGGCGTCGTGAGCGCGGACGGCACGCTGATCTGCTCGGCCATCCCCCGCCCCCGCGACCTGCCGGTCGTCTCGCTGTCCGACGCCCCCTGGTTCCGCGGCGCCCTCGAGGCCCACGCCCCCCGGCTCAGCCCGCCCATGGCGGGGTCGGTCGCCCAGACGATGGTGTCCGTGCTGACGGTGCCGCTGCGCGACGCCACCGGGGCCCAGGTGGGCCTGGTCGGGCTCACCCTGCAGCTGGGCCTCATCGCCGAGCGCCAATTCGCCCCGGGTCTCCCGCCGGGCGGCAGCATCACCCTCGTCGACCAGCGCGACACCGTCGTCACGCGTTTCCCCGAACCGGCCCGCTGGATCGGCCGGGCCACGCCCCGCAGCGTGCAGGACGTGCGCCGCGACACGCCCCACGGTGTCGTGGTGGTGGCCGGCGCCGACGGCATCGTGCGCGCCTATTCCACCGCCGACGTGGGCATCCACGGCCTGCGGGTCGCCGCCGGCGTCCCCACCGACTACGTCTTCGCGGCCCCGCGCAAGGACCTGCTCCGCGGTTCGCTGGTGGCCGTGGGCACGCTGCTGCTGGCGGCGGCCCTCGCCCTGGTCTTCACGCGCACCCTGTCGCGCCCGCTGGCCAGCCTGGGCCGCACGGCCAAGGCCTGGGCGTCCGGCGCCCGCGGCACGCGCGCCGACGAACAGCTGCCCGGGGAGTTCCGCACGCTCGCCCGCGAGTTCAACGCGATGATCGACGCCCGCGAGGCGAGCGAGTCCCGCCTCGTCGAATCGGAGCGCCGCTACGCCGCGATGCTGGACGGCGTGGACCTCCTCGCCATCACCGTCGCCCTCGACGGCCGGCTGATGTACGCGAACGACGCGCTGTCGCGCCTGACCGGCTGGAGCACCGACGAACTGCTGTCGGGCGACTGGACGCGCCTCGTGCTGCCGGCCGACGCCACCGACATCTTCGCCGGCCTGCGCACCACGGCGACCCGCGAGATCCCCGTGCCGCCGCGCCAGGACGGCTCCCTGCTGACCCGCGACGGGCGGCGCCGCCGCATCCGCTGGGCCAACGCCCCGCTGCGTTCGGCCTCCGGCGAACTCATCGGCATCACCAGCATCGGCGAGGACGTCACCGAACGCCACGAGGCCGAGGTCGCACGCCAGGCCAGCGCCCGCGCCGAGGCGGCGAACCAGGCCAAGACCGAGTTCCTGGCCCACATGAGCCACGAGCTGCGCACCCCGTTGAACGCAGTGCTGGGTTTCTCGCAACTGCTGCAGCTGGAGGCCGGCGACCACCTCGGTGCGCCGCAGCGCCACCAGCTGGACCTGATCCACCTCGCCGGCGTGCAGCTGCGTTCGCTGATCGACGACGTGCTCGACGTCTCTCAGATCGAGTCGGGGCGCCTCGCCATCACGCTCGAGAACGTCTCGCTCCCGGGCCTCGTCGACGACGTGCTCAAGCTGAGCAGCCCGAACGCCGAGGCCGGGCAGGTGCAGCTGGGCATCCAGGGCCCGCTGCCCGGCGTCACGCTGCGCACCGACCCGGTCCGGCTGCGCCAGGTGCTGCTCAACCTCGTGTCGAACGGCATCAAGTACAACCGCCCGGGCGGCCACGTGCGCATCGCCGCGCGCTCGCTCGGCGACATGCTCGAGATCGACGTCGAGGACGACGGCCTCGGCATGTCCACCGAGCAGCTGGGCCAGCTCTTCCAGCCGTTCAACCGACTCGGCCGCGAACTGGGTCCCGTGGCGGGCACCGGCATCGGCATGACCCTGTCGCGCCAGCTCGTGCGCCTGCTGGGCGGCGAGCTCACGGTGCAGAGCACGCCGTCGCGCGGCACGCGGGTGACCGTCTCGATGGCCGGGGCCATCGTGCGCACCACGCCGGCGGCCGACAGCACCCCGCGCGAATCCGCGACGCAAGGCGCCCCGGGGCTGCCCTCCGGCACCGTGCTCTACATCGAGGACAACGCCGCCAACACGCTGATCGTGCAGGAACTGCTGGCCCCGTGGCCGGGCGTGCGCCTGCTGCTGGCGGCCGACGGGTCCAGCGGCATCGCCCTCGCCCGCCAGCACGCCCCCGACCTCGTGCTGCTCGACATGCGACTGCCCGACATGCACGGCATCGAGGTGCTCGCCGCGCTGCGCACCGAACCGCTCACGGCCACGATCCCCGTGGTGTCGCTGTCGGCCAGCGCGATGCCCGAGGAGGTGGACGCCGCGCGGGCCGCGGGGGCCACGGCCTACTGGACAAAACCCATCGACTTCGGGCCCTTCCTCAAGGGCGTGTCGTCGCTGCTGGCGCGTCGGCCGGCGGCGTCGCCGCCTCGCTGA
- a CDS encoding LacI family DNA-binding transcriptional regulator — protein sequence MTAPTDPKAGPPSSPPVRPRRATVNDVASLAGVSAMTVSRAVNKPDQVPAATLAKVRHAIAMTGYVPNLLAGGLRSNKSRLVAAVIPTLSGPVFLETVESLTAALAAKGYQLMLGQSGYAHSREDDLLGAIIGRRPDGIVLTGITHTPEGRQRLLASGIPIVETWDITPTPLDMLVGFSHVEVGRSVCRYLHEKGRRRMALIGGDDERSHRRCEAFVQCARELGLPEVKVHLVPAPTTLASGRAGLRDLLAADPALDAIFCSSDLLALGVLIEAQSQGIDVPGRLGLIGFGDLSMAKDLHPALTTVRVDGSRIGEQAARCIVTRAEGGDVGERVIDIGFSIVERASV from the coding sequence ATGACAGCACCCACCGACCCGAAAGCCGGGCCCCCTTCATCGCCGCCGGTGCGCCCGCGCCGAGCCACCGTCAACGATGTCGCCAGCCTGGCGGGGGTGTCGGCCATGACCGTCTCCCGCGCGGTCAACAAGCCGGACCAGGTGCCCGCGGCCACGCTCGCGAAGGTGCGCCATGCCATCGCGATGACGGGCTACGTGCCCAACCTGCTCGCGGGCGGCCTGCGCTCGAACAAGAGCCGCCTCGTCGCGGCGGTGATCCCCACGCTGTCGGGGCCGGTGTTCCTCGAGACGGTCGAGTCGCTCACCGCGGCGCTGGCCGCCAAGGGCTACCAGCTGATGCTGGGCCAGAGCGGCTACGCGCATTCGCGCGAGGACGACCTGCTGGGCGCCATCATCGGCCGGCGTCCCGACGGCATCGTGCTCACCGGCATCACGCACACTCCCGAGGGGCGGCAGCGGCTGCTGGCCTCGGGCATTCCCATCGTCGAGACGTGGGACATCACACCCACGCCGCTCGACATGCTCGTCGGCTTCTCGCACGTCGAGGTGGGGCGCTCGGTGTGCCGCTACCTGCACGAGAAGGGCCGCCGGCGCATGGCCCTGATCGGCGGTGACGACGAACGCTCGCACCGCCGCTGCGAGGCCTTCGTGCAGTGCGCGCGCGAACTCGGCCTGCCCGAGGTCAAGGTGCACCTCGTGCCGGCGCCCACCACGCTCGCGAGCGGCCGCGCCGGCCTGCGCGACCTGCTGGCCGCCGACCCCGCCCTCGACGCCATCTTCTGCAGCTCGGACCTGCTGGCCCTGGGCGTGCTGATCGAAGCGCAGTCGCAGGGCATCGACGTGCCCGGCCGACTGGGCCTGATCGGCTTCGGCGACCTGTCGATGGCGAAGGACCTGCACCCGGCGCTGACCACCGTGCGGGTGGACGGCTCGCGCATCGGCGAACAGGCCGCCCGCTGCATCGTCACGCGCGCCGAGGGGGGTGACGTGGGCGAACGGGTCATCGACATCGGGTTCTCGATCGTCGAGCGCGCGTCGGTCTGA
- a CDS encoding PaaI family thioesterase: MLERIRKVNETGAFNRWAGIEVVSAGDGQVELRLPWRDDLGQYAGYLHAALIGGLIDTGCGFAAATVAGPVLASHFSVNCLAPAVGTAFVVKARVVKPGRKQIFTAAELHAETASGTKLVATGEAILVPVEAG, from the coding sequence ATGCTCGAACGGATCCGCAAAGTCAACGAGACCGGCGCCTTCAACCGCTGGGCCGGCATCGAGGTGGTGTCGGCTGGCGACGGCCAGGTGGAGTTGCGCCTGCCGTGGCGCGACGACCTGGGCCAGTACGCCGGCTACCTGCACGCCGCGCTGATCGGCGGGCTGATCGACACCGGCTGCGGGTTCGCCGCCGCCACCGTGGCCGGCCCCGTGCTGGCCTCGCATTTCTCGGTCAACTGCCTCGCGCCGGCCGTCGGCACGGCCTTTGTCGTGAAGGCCCGGGTCGTGAAGCCCGGGCGCAAGCAGATCTTCACGGCGGCCGAGCTGCATGCGGAGACGGCCAGCGGGACGAAGCTCGTGGCCACTGGGGAAGCCATCCTCGTGCCCGTCGAGGCCGGGTGA